The genomic segment agtttgtctatgtgtgccctgtgattggctggcaaccagttcaacgtGTACCCTGCATGCTGCCTGGAGTcagcttgtgaggataaagcggttccgaTAAtagatgaatattttatttctgaatGATTTTTGACTcccctttttttccagattCAGACAAATTTATCCCACAAATGGCAATTTATTTGTCGCCACGCCCATGAAATAAGGATAGCCTTTATAgtaaatggatgggtgggtgaAGAAGATTGAAATACTATTAATAGTGGTGATCATAATACAGTATTAGAATATATTTAAACTTGTTTGCAAATTTATGTTTCTGTACATTGGAAATTATTCTGCTTGCattttttatgttgagagggaagaaatttcatctgtgttgtatgtacagcatatttgacaataaagttatatTCAATTCAAGCAatttatttgtaattattttgcGTAAAGTCGGACTATATAACGTCGCCCAAATTTCAGAAAAAGGGTATGGAGgagccgggttcgattccagctccggcctccctgtgtggagtttgcatgttctccccgggcctgtgtgggttttctccgggtgctccggtttcctcccactttccaaaaacatgcatggcaggctgataggacgctctaaatggtccctaggtgtgagtgtgggcgtggatggttgttcgtctctgtgtgccctgcgattggctggcaaccagttcagggtgtcccccgcctactgcccaaagatggctgggataggctccagcaccccccgcgaccctagtgaggatcaagcggttcggaaaatggatggatggatggatgggtatggAGGAGTTCAAGACACAGTAGTGTATAAATGTTTAAGCATGTCAAGTGCAACAcattatgtatatatttttgagtGTGGAGTGGAGAATCGAAAAATATTTCCAATTAAGGTGATCATTgagggaaacaaaacaaaatttctCAAACAATATTGCAAATGTTTACGCCGATTTGTTTCGTGCCATATAAATACTTTTAGGGATATTAAGACGAATCTTGGATGCGGTGGTATATTCAATTGTGATTTAGGTACtaaaacaaatatattatttgtaaAGTTTTAACAACGGCCAGGTAAAGTCTCCGATAACTACTTCCCCGTTACGGCGTACACTTCCGCTGGTTTTTCCATTAGCTTGATTTCGTGTGGCTGTGCGGAGAGGTGTGTTCAAAGATTTAAATCCCTACACATGCGCAGATGCGGGAGAGTGCTGCTGGGTGCGCCATTTTTGCTGTTTGACAAGGGGAGCGGAGTTGGACAAGCCGATTTTTAACAACCGCGCCAGTTTCCTGACATGAAGCACTTCGAGGTTAACAAGTAAACCAGAGCGGTAGGCAACCGTCTGTTTGCTTGAGTGCGAAGTGTTACATGTGCCCACTTGCTTGAAATTTTCCCATTGAGAGGTGTTCGCGCAAACTCGAGTCCATATGGATCCCAGGACCGCTTGGATCCAGCCGGAGCAGAAGGGACCTGCCAATTCGTTATGGATGCACATTTGGGAAACGTCTCGGGGATTTGGCACGAATTCCGACACCGACAACCCCATTCAGTACCATCGTGACAACGTAACGTTTAACGCAATCTCTCCGGACTCTAACAACGAATACTCTAAAAGTGTAActgccccgccgccgccgccgctactCGGTGCTGTAATCGGGAAATTGTCGAAGCAAGACGGCGGTGGAGAGAGGGCGAGCGCCCGGAGAAAGGGCTCCCTGTCACCGTCTTCCTCCTCTCTGGACTCGGAGGCCGATAGCTCATCTCCCTCCGGCTCCTCTCTTCAAATAGACAATTTAAACGTCGCGGAAGAGGCAAGCAGGTTTTTACACTACGGCGAACACGAGATGGACGAGAACGACGTGAAGCGGCAGcactaccaccaccaccctcctcctccgcctcttcctccgccgcctcgtcctcctcctcctcctactgcTTCCCCTCTGCCGCTCCACGCTGCTCCCCAACATTGTCGCAGCACGCAACAATCTGGCAGCCACACCCCCGCCAGGATGAAGAACCAACACTGGAACAAGCAGCGCCATTTCCATCAGACGTTGGCCCGCAGGAGGTATCTGAGCCGAGCCAACTCGCTCCACGGCGTCAACACGCTGCTGGCCCACGACGCCTCCTGTAGCCTCTGGAAGACGAGGCGCTACAGTCCCGGGGTCAATGGGTAGGTAGTACAAACAGTTCGGCGGTATCACGAGGTCCCTCAAAGTGCGGATGCGGACCTCTTTAAATTACAGAGATTATTCTATTCAAAGCAAATCTGAGAGGAGTTAAACTTTGTGATGACTTACAAATGTAATTAGTCACTTTTCTTCATCAGCCATCTCCTACCTTAGTGTCCCACGTCCTCGACTTacaattttcccacgggacgcacagttccaaatgtgcgtttttgggacgcaagggaggaaatttcttagtcaaaataaataaataaataaataccacacacacacacacacacacacacagaggccagTGATCCCGCGGCAgtgcagcagacgtgtttatgattagtcaattaaggatgattagtcaattaaggatggaaaagacctgcttttgttctaatAAACCgtgattatgaatatcaataaaaatggattcccatgatgaacgtttacgaaccccaaattagttaccgtggttttCCATTGGGTAATCTGACAGAACCGGAAAAACGGTTActgtgaatttccgaaatcctcaggcctgctactgaattattaaaatttttgcagcatttaattataattgtttgtttgtgttattatcatattatatgaattgaataagtagaccatttcagaatttgaaatttgggactctcgaaatgcaaaatgggactcgtacttttctgatcgagtccctgggactcgttggtggtaaactgtaaaattatcactgagactTCATAATGTATCGAAAAAATATCCTCACGAGAATGGCCCGTGCACTATGCAATAAGTTTCATAtctatcttctatatatatattgcgcgtcgtccagcacgcggtctgtccttccgtctgtcccttttcaaaacgtacctacttcaccgcgcctcCACTGCgctgctcaggcagtggctcactacgatcgcgcgggcatcttagcgaaaaaatgttgtctacccacaagcattgcaatgaaattgttagttatttagtagagctaaacatctctttattttcgcgataagcaatgaagatgaacaaaaagttgaaccaagcaacaacacttttatgggccgaaggcccacctttaccagccttccgcaggaactagctgatgagccgcccggagggcggcgaaccaccaccttaccagccttccacaggaactagctgatgagccgcccggagggcggcgaaccagctagtggaTTTATATTACTTTACACAGGTCGAATCGGAACGGCagatattttttacaaaatcatTGCTGTGTtgcaatgtcatatttttccgaTCAATCAATGACAGATTTTTAGTATTTTTGAtactatgtatgtatgtatgtatgtatgtgtgtatatatatatatatatatatatatatatatatatatatatataattttttttttaaataaatctttGCTTAGTTAAATGAACTGAATAATAAACCAATTTGTTTCCTGCCTTCATAGCCTCCATGAAGAAATAGTTGACTTCTTCAACTTCATGTCACCGCGTCCAGAGGAGGAGGCCATGAGAAGAGATGTCGTGAACAGGATTGAGAACGTCATCAAGGAACTGTGGCCCACGGCTCAGGTAAGTGTTAGGAgacttatttcttttttttttcaaataacttttttctttttatagagTACACTTGATGTGATCATTCACTTCCATATTGTGACATACACAAATGTTGATTCTATATTATTTCTTTAATTTTGATTTAGGTTAAGAATCGACTGGCAGGATAGGCAgtgatgcaataaaaaaaaaaatcttgacagaAATTATCCTGGTACAATTGATGCTCgaatttttttcccagtttcaCAGAAATTAATTTAATCTCCTACTAATAGAAAGTTATAATGGGGATAAAAAATGACGACTGGCTTCAATGCAACACAAATGATTTTCTGATTGTCAACATGGTCAATTGGAGCAAAAAGGTGGAGTGCCTGTCTGTTTTAGTTGGCTTCTTCCCACTCCTCAATTATTGCGGACATATCTCCTGTCTTTTTGGCTGGCTGCACTCAATAAATGTGTGTTGTTTGCTGAATAGGATATATAGATTAAGTCTTTGGaatgttctgtttgtttgtttgttttttttttcaattacattGCCTAGTTGTATCATGTACAACTCAAATTCGGATTTTTTCTCCCAATGTGTTCCATAGGTGGAGATATTTGGCAGCTTCAGCACAGGTCTCTATCTTCCGACCAGGTAGCTTTCACCTTAGAAATGTCAGTCATTTTCTGTCCATGATGTTGGCGTTTTGGAAGAAAGGACACTATTTTTGTGTTATTGTTGCAAGACATGCTTCTATTGAGTTTTTATGTTTTAGTTGAAGATTAGCGGCTTCTTGCCATCCGATCTGTTACTGGTTTACAAAATATGTTAAAGAATAGTTGGGTTAAGGTTTGCTTATTCATTCCAACCTCAACTAATATGCTCATCAAAAACTATGCAGTGAATGATTTTGGCTTGGCGGTGgaactatttattattatttttttttaattgttaaatgAACCCATATACATCTTGCTTGGGTTGCCAGTGACATTGACCTGGTGGTGTTTGGAAAGTGGGACCACCCCCCATTACAGGAACTAGAGCAagcactaaagagacataacaTCTCGGGCCCGTATCCCATTAAAGTTCTGGACAAAGCTTCTGTGAGTCACTCCGATCTCTGAGCCATTTTATTTAACCGTCGGTTGCTTCATTTGGATAATTGCTGTGAATGCTTCCAATTGTTTCTCTGTCCCTCACCAGGTACCCATCATCAAGCTCACTGACCATGAAACGGCGGTCAAAATTGATATCAGCTTTAATGTGGAGACTGCTGTCAAAGCAGCACACTTCATTAAGAGCTACCTAAAGGTAACATTTCATACCTCCAAACCGTGTCCATTCCAATTTGTCATTGTTTGTTGTGTCGCTCTTGCAGAAATACACAGTTCTGCCTCCTCTGATCTTCGTACTGAAGCAGTTTCTACTTCAGAGGGATCTAAATGAAGTCTTTACAGGAGGCATCAGCTCTTACAGCCTCATACTAATGGCCATTAGTTTCCTGCAGGTACACTTTTACACCTATATGAACATTTCATTTCCTGAGTGGCGAAAAATGCAGAAGGATGTTTGTAACATCGCTGTGGAgttttcgtctctttgtgcttgCATCGATTTGCTCTTGCTTCTATCGCATTCCTAATTGTGAATAGTGATGCAACAAAAGACAGGCGATACCCATTGAAGGGCCAACTTAAAGTTATTGAGTCTCACTTGGTCTCAAagacaagtaccgtattttcacgactataaggcgccattaaaagtcttaaattttctccaaaatggacaggacgccttagggtgcggagcgtcctttatatgcgccgagttccaaaatctgactgacagccgacacgctgtttatatagagaaaaggcggcagtgactgtggccaggcatgcgggggggaaaaaagtcggccaatcagggaagggtgggtgtgtatatatacatagatggagagagagggagaggagacaggcaagctagtccgccaatggtgaagggtgggcgtgtaagtggacgcctcaagccagtaccaacacttgtatagagtgtggcaatgtgcattgttgaaaaacgactccggttttggtttctaagaacccctgaaaataaattcgacaaaaagacacgcctacgaagctcagttcaaacttaaagccaccggttatgcttttggcatgcgtgcccatctcacagcagcggtgaaaaaaacaagtcaagcaaatgaactctgagcttgccgttattcccggagggttgactaaagaactccaaccgctggacattggcatcaaccgggcgttcaaagtaaagttgcaaacggcatgggaacaatggatgatcggtggcaaacacaactttacaaagagtgagaggcagcacttggcgagttacgccacaatacgcaacaacgagagggaacgcggcgtttttgatggattacggtacttgcacaattgttcaattctttctacacacacacgcgctgccaccatgtttcgctctgttctttactttcaaatgtgggaaagcttcacacgagagaaatgttgactttgctgttgctactccttctttccgctcggcaatgcgtagcaactcacactagcatgtgatgcattcaatgacaactgagatgtgcagtcctctgcttctgatacagaggatgaggactttgatggatttctgggtgatgattgatcgataaacgtgagaacattgtacaatggctaaataaaatacacccgaactcagttctgctttcgttccctttttaaaaacgtgtttttatcttatctgtatgtcttggcatgctaccgtatgcttcaagctaacgtgttagagtgcgcgcatgcatgccgtatgtttaagctggcgtatgttttaccactgtaaaactgcggccattagtacgatgcgtcctgtgtatgtgtaaaatacagaaacgtcacccattaatgagactgcggccattagtacgatgcgtcgaatagtcgtgaaaatacggtacccctTATTCAGCTTatgctttttgttgttaaaattgTCTGTCTTTTCTGTGGGATCTCAAAACTTTGAGGGTGGCGCATGGAGTCTTACAAAGTTGAGTTCAACACTCTTTATTCATTCGCAAAGGCTGgcgttaatctcgcaagaaCTTCTCTCGATACAATTTTGTGCTCTTCAATGTGGTCATGGGAGATACTCAATATCGGTGATCCCCAGTGAGAATGTctcctttttcttttgccttCTATGATTTGTCTATTTTGTTAAGGGGCTATTCACAACAGGACTGCTGACTGCCCTGAAACATAAATGACGGTTTGAGTAACTTGGTTCTTCTACTCACAGATGTGCAACTAGTGTGAACATGCCATGTATTCCCCACCCCCTAGCTAAATTATATAGAtgtatagatagatggatattaTATATAAACGCACAGTGTCCATGTGTTTACCCACGTCCTATCTTTGAGGGTATACTGGAGTGCTGCTCAAGACCAAACCCCTCCGAATGACTAGCTTTCACCAAAGTTGCTCTTCCTAAATTGACGAGAACTGATGCACTGTACATATGTCTCTCTTAGGCTCAAACATTTTCAGATGAGGTATATAGAGAGTCAGAGTCCTCATGAAAGAATGCTATAGCAATTTGTCATCTAAATATCAGTACACTTTTACAGAAtgcaaagaaaaacagcacCACAATATGTCTGAATGGGAGTTTGTATCTGCCTTATGATAAACCGGTAAAGGGTCCAAGGTCTATGTCGACTCTTGCCTGAAATAAATTGTCTAAATGATGAGGACAGATGGCATCCAAATATTCATGGAGGGACGGGCGTCACAATTGGATTCAGTTGTGCAATTGGACATTTGAATCCTTGTGCACCCCTGAAGACTAATGTGGTAAAATTTTGGCCTCTTCAAGCAACCTGTGTcatttagttttctctatgtTGCTGATCAGTTGCACCCCCGCATCGACACACGGCGTGCTAACATCAACCTGGGCATACTGCTGATTGAATTCTTTGAGCTGTACGGCCGTGACTTCAACTATATGAAGATGGGCATCCGGGTGAATGGAGGGGCCTACCTATCCAAAGAGGAGATGCTCAAAGCTATGGGCAATGGGAACAGGCCATCTATGCTCTGTATCGAGGATCCAATCCAGCCAGGTCAGAACTATTTTTAACTACTGTGAATTCTACTCATTTGACTTTGTACTTTGGTCCCACATTATTCATACATTTTATGAGACTACTTTAATTTTGTTCTAAATGTGATGATTTCCTGCTGATAGGCAATGATGTAGGCCGAAGCTCATATGGAGTCTTGCAAGTCAAGCAAGTGTTTGACTTTGCTTACATGGTACTGAGTCATGGTGTCTCTCCTCTTGCTCGGGCATACCCCAACAAAGAGTACGAAAGGTAGGCATCccttcgtctgtgtgtgttgagGTATGGGCCGATATTAGAGTCTGACGGTATGATATCCGAACGCAAAAGTTCATGATGCGTCTAAAAATATTCCTTTTGGAAATATTTGGGTGAAATAAACAGCACGGTTTTCcattgaacaaaacaaatcgttttcatttgtttaacaGATTATAGGATATTTCTTTaagcaataagataagataagatatcctttatttgtcccacaatggggaaatttacagcctccagcagcaagaatgtatgtagaaagatgtcccattttaaatttaaataatctTTATTAATTCATGAGTAGTGCCTGTCACCCTGTGTATTATATATTGAGATTAAGATTCTTCTTCAGTTTTAATTCTTATGAGTAAGTCACTGTGTCCTATCACTGGTGAGCCATTTTTAGAACAAACCGGCAGGCTTTTCATGTTGTCCATGCGGGTGACAATCTGCTGGCACCTATTAATAATTTTGTAAAGGAGTAATTGACATAGCAAAAAGGCAAGCAAGTATGCTGGTTTTGCTCAAGTGCCCTTAGTTGTCTCTCTCTGTCGTTCCCGTAACTGCTCACCCTTCCTCTCTCTGCTTAGCTGAGACAGAGGGACAAAAGAATAGCCGCTGCTGGTCTCTTGTCATTAGCTTCAAAGGCATGGCTCATTTACTGATGTCTGCAAGCAGCCTATCATAttgctgcaaaaaacaaaagtaaagctCATCGCCAGTGACCGGCAGTTTTGGCGGTTATTGAAACcgtgacattttaaaatcacgGTAAACCGTCAAACCTGTAATCGGCCCATGTCTATATGTGTCTCTATTTCTTTCCCTTAAGATTAATATTACCACCGTATATCTTTTGCAGTACTTTAGGTCGTATTATTAAAGTTTGCCCGGAGGTTGTGGCCTACAGGGACTGGACTATTAAAACATGGGGAGCTAAGCAGTATGCCAACCAGGAGAATCATGGTACGGTGTTATTTCAAAGAATTAATTACTGCCTATTATGCAAAAAATGTGCTTGTGAGTCTTGGAAATGCAAATGTTTATCCTTACAATGTACTCAAAATATTTGGTTCTATTTGGCTGAAATAGGTTTTAAAGTTACACAGAGAGGAAATATGGGATAACAGAATTACATTTATTCTAACACTTCTGTTCGTAGTTGAATGGTCCCAGTGAAGGTCACCACAAAGAGTAATTCTTAcagactttttattttgcaaatgtgATTTGAGTACAGTAGTGATGTTTTGTTGGCCTACAGATGTAGAGACTTGTGAGAAGGACCTTGCCAGACTGATGCTGGCTTCTGTGGAGGATCAGCGAGACACTGCCTCCCCCCTCAGTGCTgattcctcctcgtcctctccAGTCTTTCTCAACAGCCCTCAGCAccattcttcatcctcctcccccAGCTCAagctcctccttttcctcctcttcttccggGAGCGACATTGTAAGGCAAAAGGATAGTTTGTCCTCCAACACTGACATACCAATTAAACATGACTGTGCCAGAGTTTCAAAATGTCAGAATGATGTGATCAGAGCAATTTCTGTGTTTCAGGAGTCTGATCCTCCTTCCAGCACGAATGGAGTCCAGCACCAGTCCTTGAACCTTGCCTCAGTCCATTTTATAATGCAGATGGCTGCACAACCAGCAGGCTTTATCCACACTACACCGCAGGTTGGTTTTACTAAAGCATGATCATATTGTAAAATGTATCAAAcggtaaaaaaaattgatgcaGTGTATACTTTATTCATCAGTTGAGGGCACTCagtgtattttcacgaccaaaaGCCGCACTTAAAACTCTTCATTTTTCTCTAAAATGACGGGGCGCCTAATAATGCCTGTCGCCTTGTGTATGCgcagagttccaaaatctgtgaatgctgttgtgCTAATTCAATGAGGGGTCCacttgactgactgatgttgtGCCGGCATATTGCTTTTATAGAGGAAAGGCAGATGTAACTGTGGACAGCATGCATATGTTAAAGTGGGAAGTGTCACTCACTAATAGCCCCCCCAAGTAggtgtaccgtattttttggATTGTACGTTGCTCCCAATTAgaagtcgcaccagccaaaaaaaagccataattaagaaggaaaaaaaaaacatgtcgcaCTGGAGTGTGTCGCATTTTGGGggtaaatgtatttgataaaatccaacaccaaaaacatacatatcatcttgaaaggcaatttaaaaatacaaataaaatggagGACAACAAGCTAATTAAGCGTACTATATACTAAcattacatgactgacatgcctggtaatgtca from the Hippocampus zosterae strain Florida chromosome 5, ASM2543408v3, whole genome shotgun sequence genome contains:
- the LOC127600864 gene encoding terminal nucleotidyltransferase 4A-like — its product is MDPRTAWIQPEQKGPANSLWMHIWETSRGFGTNSDTDNPIQYHRDNVTFNAISPDSNNEYSKSVTAPPPPPLLGAVIGKLSKQDGGGERASARRKGSLSPSSSSLDSEADSSSPSGSSLQIDNLNVAEEASRFLHYGEHEMDENDVKRQHYHHHPPPPPLPPPPRPPPPPTASPLPLHAAPQHCRSTQQSGSHTPARMKNQHWNKQRHFHQTLARRRYLSRANSLHGVNTLLAHDASCSLWKTRRYSPGVNGLHEEIVDFFNFMSPRPEEEAMRRDVVNRIENVIKELWPTAQVEIFGSFSTGLYLPTSDIDLVVFGKWDHPPLQELEQALKRHNISGPYPIKVLDKASVPIIKLTDHETAVKIDISFNVETAVKAAHFIKSYLKKYTVLPPLIFVLKQFLLQRDLNEVFTGGISSYSLILMAISFLQLHPRIDTRRANINLGILLIEFFELYGRDFNYMKMGIRVNGGAYLSKEEMLKAMGNGNRPSMLCIEDPIQPGNDVGRSSYGVLQVKQVFDFAYMVLSHGVSPLARAYPNKEYESTLGRIIKVCPEVVAYRDWTIKTWGAKQYANQENHDVETCEKDLARLMLASVEDQRDTASPLSADSSSSSPVFLNSPQHHSSSSSPSSSSSFSSSSSGSDIESDPPSSTNGVQHQSLNLASVHFIMQMAAQPAGFIHTTPQFYRENLPSIHLVHRHMVQTAVSQHSNSTSPLPSPLHQLHHHRIGGQHQHTFIVRPESQGSFETHRFGFKHNQSSSLRGQIHSHGSFSPQRRFVPQGHNMEPGLRNQQHYNCNTWRHRKRDSLPALNQSR